GTCCGGCGTCGTCGCACCGGTAAGAAGCGCTGAGCAGGGAGGGAGTGAAGGATGCCTCGCAGCCTTAAGAAGGGCCCCTTCGTGGACGACCACCTGCTCAAGAAGGTGGACGCCCTCAACGAATCGGGCAAGAAGACCGTCATCAAGACCTGGTCCCGCCGGTCGACGATCATCCCCGACATGTTGGGCCACACGATCGCGGTGCACGACGGTCGCAAGCACGTGCCGGTGTTCGTCTCGGAGGCGATGGTCGGGCACAAGCTCGGCGAGTTCGCCCCGACCCGCACGTTCAAGGGCCACATCAAGGACGACCGGAAGTCGCGCCGTCGCTAGGCGACGAACCAGAGGAAGAGCAAGGGGAAGCAGCGATGAACGCCCGTAACGAAGCCGAAGCGCCGGAGTTCCCGCGCGCCGTGGCTCGGGCTCGCTACGTCCGTGACACGCCCATGAAGGTGCGTCGCGTCGTCGAGCTCATCAGGGGTCGTAGCGCCAGCGAGGCCCTGGCCGTGCTCCAGTTCGCGCCGCAGGCGGCATCTGAGCCGGTCCGCAAGGTGCTGCAGAGCGCCGTGGCCAACGCCGAGAACAACCTGTCCCTGGACCCCGACACCCTCTGGGTGTCGAAGGTCTACGTGGACGAGGGTCCGACCCTCAAGCGGTTCCGCCCGCGCGCCCAGGGCCGCGCCTACCGGATCCGCAAGCGGACGAGCCACATCACCGTCGAGGTGGAGAGCCGTCCGAAGAAGACCAGCGCGAAGGCCGGCGCTGACAGGAAGGGGGCTCGGTAGTGGGCCAGAAAATCAACCCGCACGGCTTCCGACTTGGTATCACCACGGACTGGAAGTCCCGCTGGTACGCCGACAAGCAGTACGCCGAGTACGTGGCCGAGGACGTCAAGATCCGCAAGCTGCTCTCGAAGGGCATGGAGCGGGCCGGCATCTCCAAGGTGGAGATCGAGCGCACCCGGGACCGGGTCCGCGTCGACATCCACACCGCCCGGCCGGGCATCGTCATCGGCCGCCGCGGCGCCGAGGCCGACCGCATCCGCGGTGAGCTGGAGAAGCTCACCAAGAAGCAGGTGCAGCTCAACATCCTCGAGGTGAAGAGCCCGGAGTCGGACGCGCAGCTCGTCGCGCAGGGCGTGGCGGAGCAGCTGTCCAACCGCGTGGCCTTCCGCCGCGCGATGCGCAAGGCCATCCAGTCGGCCATGCGCTCGCCGCAGGTCAAGGGCATTCGCGTGCAGTGCGGCGGTCGTCTCGGCGGCGCCGAGATGTCCCGCTCCGAGCACTACCGCGACGGCCGCGTGCCGCTGCACACGCTGCGCGCCGACATCGACTACGGCTTCTTCGAGGCCCGCACCACGTTCGGCCGGATCGGCGTGAAGGTGTGGATCTACAAGGGCGACATCGTCGGTGGCATCAGCGCCAAGCGCGAGCGTGACGCCGCCCCGGCGGCCGACCGCGCTCCGCGTCGCGACCGCAACGAGCGCCCGAACCGGGCGCGCCGTTCCGGCGCCAGCGGCACCACCGCGACGAGCACCGAGGCCGGCCGGGCCGCTGCGGGCGACCAGGCCGCCGCGCCGACCGAAGAGAAGACGGAGGGCTGAGTCGTGCTCATCCCGCGCAGGGTTAAGCACCGCAAGCAGCACCACCCCGGACGGTCCGGTGCTGCCAAGGGCGGCACGAGGGTCACCTTCGGCGAGTACGGCATCCAGGCTCTGGAGCCCGCCTACGTGACCAACCGGCAGATCGAGTCGGCTCGTATCGCGATCACCCGGCACATCCGCCGCGGTGGCAAGGTCTGGATCAACATCTTCCCGGACCGCCCGCTGACCAAGAAGCCCGCCGAGACCCGCATGGGTTCCGGCAAGGGCTCGCCGGAGTGGTGGGTGGCGAACATCAAGCCGGGTCGGGTGCTC
This genomic window from Saccharothrix sp. HUAS TT1 contains:
- the rpsS gene encoding 30S ribosomal protein S19, coding for MPRSLKKGPFVDDHLLKKVDALNESGKKTVIKTWSRRSTIIPDMLGHTIAVHDGRKHVPVFVSEAMVGHKLGEFAPTRTFKGHIKDDRKSRRR
- the rpsC gene encoding 30S ribosomal protein S3: MGQKINPHGFRLGITTDWKSRWYADKQYAEYVAEDVKIRKLLSKGMERAGISKVEIERTRDRVRVDIHTARPGIVIGRRGAEADRIRGELEKLTKKQVQLNILEVKSPESDAQLVAQGVAEQLSNRVAFRRAMRKAIQSAMRSPQVKGIRVQCGGRLGGAEMSRSEHYRDGRVPLHTLRADIDYGFFEARTTFGRIGVKVWIYKGDIVGGISAKRERDAAPAADRAPRRDRNERPNRARRSGASGTTATSTEAGRAAAGDQAAAPTEEKTEG
- the rplP gene encoding 50S ribosomal protein L16 → MLIPRRVKHRKQHHPGRSGAAKGGTRVTFGEYGIQALEPAYVTNRQIESARIAITRHIRRGGKVWINIFPDRPLTKKPAETRMGSGKGSPEWWVANIKPGRVLFEMSFPNETVAREALRRAIHKLPMKCRIVTREGGEF
- the rplV gene encoding 50S ribosomal protein L22, with protein sequence MNARNEAEAPEFPRAVARARYVRDTPMKVRRVVELIRGRSASEALAVLQFAPQAASEPVRKVLQSAVANAENNLSLDPDTLWVSKVYVDEGPTLKRFRPRAQGRAYRIRKRTSHITVEVESRPKKTSAKAGADRKGAR